One genomic segment of Micromonospora sp. WMMC415 includes these proteins:
- the trpA gene encoding tryptophan synthase subunit alpha: MSRIGVAFDKARADGRAVLVGCMPAGFPTVEGSIAAMTAMVEAGVDVIEMEIPYSDPVMDGPVIQKASDIALAGGVRVADALRIVEAVAATGAPVVTMTYWNPVEQYGVDTFARDLAAAGGTGLITPDLIPDEAQEWLAASDAYGLDRTFLVSPSSTDARLRMTVEHCRGFVYATAIMGVTGARAQTSEAAPILVSRVREVTDLPVGVGLGVGTGAQASTVAGYADGVIVGSALIRCLLDAPDLPSGLTALRALSNELAEGVRTPTR, translated from the coding sequence GTGAGCCGGATCGGGGTCGCCTTCGACAAGGCCCGCGCCGACGGTCGGGCGGTGCTGGTCGGCTGCATGCCCGCCGGCTTTCCGACGGTCGAGGGCAGCATCGCCGCGATGACCGCGATGGTCGAGGCCGGCGTGGACGTCATCGAGATGGAGATCCCGTACTCCGACCCGGTGATGGACGGGCCGGTCATCCAGAAGGCGAGCGACATCGCCCTGGCCGGCGGCGTCCGGGTCGCGGACGCGCTGCGCATCGTCGAGGCGGTCGCCGCGACGGGCGCCCCGGTGGTCACGATGACCTACTGGAACCCGGTCGAGCAGTACGGCGTGGACACCTTCGCCCGGGACCTCGCCGCCGCCGGCGGCACCGGCCTCATCACACCGGATCTCATCCCGGACGAGGCGCAGGAGTGGCTCGCCGCCTCCGACGCGTACGGCCTGGACCGGACGTTCCTGGTCTCCCCGTCCTCGACGGACGCCCGGCTGCGGATGACCGTCGAGCACTGCCGCGGGTTCGTGTACGCCACGGCGATCATGGGCGTCACCGGAGCGCGGGCGCAGACCTCCGAGGCCGCGCCGATCCTGGTCTCCCGGGTCCGGGAGGTCACCGACCTGCCGGTGGGTGTCGGCCTCGGCGTCGGCACCGGGGCGCAGGCCAGCACGGTCGCCGGGTACGCCGACGGCGTCATCGTGGGCAGTGCTCTGATCCGCTGCCTCCTGGACGCCCCGGACCTGCCGTCCGGCCTGACCGCCCTGCGTGCCCTGAGCAACGAACTCGCCGAAGGCGTCCGCACACCCACCCGCTGA
- a CDS encoding ABC transporter ATP-binding protein: MEDAIAVRDLVVDRGGRRVLHGIDATVPRGAVTGLLGPSGSGKTTLMRAVVGVQVVTSGSVTVLGRPAGVPELRRRVGYLTQAPSVYVDLTVRENARYFAALHGRGAADADRAVADVGLSGAATQLVGTLSGGQRSRASLACALVGEPELLVLDEPTVGQDPVLRAELWARFHAMAAAGTTLLVSSHVMDEAARCDRLLLIREGRLIADDTPDAVRRATGVDDLEEAFLRMIRASEAGTSAAGTSEAGTAGREAS, encoded by the coding sequence ATGGAGGACGCGATCGCCGTCCGGGACCTGGTCGTGGACCGGGGCGGGCGGCGGGTGCTGCACGGCATCGACGCGACCGTGCCGCGCGGCGCGGTGACCGGTCTGCTCGGCCCGAGCGGCAGTGGCAAGACCACGCTCATGCGGGCCGTCGTCGGGGTGCAGGTCGTCACGTCCGGCTCGGTGACCGTGCTGGGGCGTCCCGCCGGCGTTCCCGAGCTGCGCCGCCGGGTGGGTTACCTCACCCAGGCCCCGAGCGTGTACGTGGACCTGACCGTCCGGGAGAACGCCCGCTACTTCGCGGCGCTGCACGGGCGCGGGGCCGCCGACGCCGACCGGGCGGTGGCCGACGTCGGGCTGAGCGGGGCGGCCACCCAGCTCGTCGGCACCCTCTCCGGCGGCCAGCGCAGCCGGGCCTCGCTGGCCTGCGCGCTGGTGGGCGAGCCCGAGCTGCTCGTGCTCGACGAGCCGACCGTCGGGCAGGACCCGGTCCTGCGGGCCGAGCTGTGGGCCCGGTTCCACGCGATGGCGGCCGCCGGCACCACCCTGCTGGTCTCCAGCCACGTCATGGACGAGGCGGCCCGGTGCGACCGGCTGCTGCTGATCCGCGAAGGGCGGCTCATCGCCGACGACACCCCGGACGCCGTCCGCCGGGCGACCGGCGTCGACGACCTGGAGGAGGCGTTCCTCCGGATGATCCGCGCGAGCGAGGCCGGCACGAGCGCAGCCGGCACGAGCGAGGCCGGCACGGCCGGGCGGGAGGCGTCGTGA
- a CDS encoding NUDIX hydrolase, translated as MSALTWAVAAVVTDSAGRVLLCRQGRGERRYALPGGRLRPGESPVRAVHRDIRAETGWDVDVVDLVGLYHLAEPGTPPAGRGGPLPDVLVHVFRARVVGSVPAGAPTGGCRLSWHDPAALPEVLTPTTRAALTDALSGRSGVVRDFPPPPAAPAPRSVPPTTPATRP; from the coding sequence ATGAGCGCGCTCACCTGGGCCGTCGCCGCCGTCGTCACCGACAGCGCCGGTAGGGTGCTGCTGTGCCGGCAGGGCCGGGGCGAACGCCGGTACGCGCTGCCCGGCGGGCGCCTGCGCCCCGGCGAGAGCCCGGTCCGGGCGGTGCACCGGGACATCCGGGCCGAGACCGGCTGGGACGTCGACGTGGTCGACCTCGTCGGGCTCTACCACCTGGCCGAGCCGGGCACGCCGCCGGCGGGCCGGGGCGGCCCGCTGCCCGACGTGCTCGTGCACGTCTTCCGTGCCCGCGTGGTCGGTTCGGTTCCGGCGGGCGCCCCGACCGGCGGCTGCCGCCTCTCCTGGCACGATCCGGCCGCGCTGCCCGAGGTGCTGACCCCGACCACCCGGGCCGCCCTGACCGACGCCCTGTCGGGCCGCAGCGGCGTCGTCCGCGACTTCCCCCCGCCGCCCGCTGCTCCGGCCCCGCGGAGCGTCCCCCCGACGACCCCCGCGACCCGCCCCTGA
- the trpB gene encoding tryptophan synthase subunit beta, whose amino-acid sequence MSADALAAPAGSYPDGTGHFGRFGGRFVPEALVAALDELDGAWRTAMTDESFRAEFGALLRDYAGTPSLLYEARRFSAKVGARVLLKREDLNHTGAHKVRNVLGQALLTRRMGKKRVIAETGAGQHGVATATAAALFDLECVVYMGEVDTRRQALNVARMRMLGATVVPVTTGSRTLKDAMNEAMRDWVANVDSTHYLIGTAAGPHPFPAMVRDFVRGIGDEARQQCLDLTGALPDAVTACVGGGSNALGIFHAFVDDPDVRLYGFEAGGDGVATGRHAASITGGSSGVLHGTRTYVLQDADGQTVESHSISAGLDYPGVGPEHAWLHDTGRATYLPVTDAEAMAAFELLCRTEGIIPAIESSHALAGTVAIAPKLAAELGREPVVVVNLSGRGDKDVHTAGEYFGILDKE is encoded by the coding sequence ATGAGCGCCGACGCGCTGGCCGCCCCGGCCGGTTCGTACCCCGACGGCACCGGCCACTTCGGCCGGTTCGGCGGCCGGTTCGTCCCCGAGGCCCTGGTGGCCGCGCTGGACGAGCTGGACGGGGCGTGGCGCACCGCGATGACCGACGAGTCGTTCCGGGCCGAGTTCGGCGCCCTGCTGCGCGACTACGCCGGCACCCCGTCGCTGCTCTACGAGGCCCGGCGCTTCTCCGCGAAGGTCGGCGCCCGCGTGCTGCTGAAGCGGGAGGACCTCAACCACACCGGCGCGCACAAGGTGCGCAACGTCCTCGGCCAGGCGCTGCTGACCAGGCGGATGGGCAAGAAGCGGGTCATCGCCGAGACCGGGGCCGGGCAGCACGGCGTCGCCACCGCCACCGCCGCCGCCCTGTTCGACCTCGAGTGCGTGGTCTACATGGGCGAGGTCGACACGCGACGGCAGGCGCTCAACGTGGCCCGCATGCGGATGCTCGGCGCCACCGTCGTGCCGGTCACCACCGGGTCGCGCACGCTCAAGGACGCGATGAACGAGGCGATGCGCGACTGGGTCGCCAACGTCGACAGCACCCACTACCTGATCGGCACCGCCGCCGGCCCGCACCCGTTCCCCGCCATGGTGCGCGATTTCGTCCGCGGCATCGGCGACGAGGCCCGCCAGCAGTGCCTCGACCTCACCGGCGCGCTGCCCGACGCGGTCACCGCCTGCGTCGGCGGCGGCTCCAACGCGCTGGGCATCTTCCACGCCTTCGTCGACGACCCGGACGTGCGCCTGTACGGCTTCGAGGCCGGCGGCGACGGGGTGGCGACCGGGCGGCACGCGGCCAGCATCACCGGCGGCTCGTCCGGGGTGCTGCACGGCACCCGCACGTACGTCCTGCAGGACGCCGACGGCCAGACCGTCGAGTCGCACTCGATCTCGGCCGGCCTCGACTACCCGGGCGTCGGCCCGGAGCACGCCTGGCTGCACGACACCGGCCGGGCGACGTACCTGCCGGTCACCGACGCCGAGGCGATGGCCGCCTTCGAGCTGCTCTGCCGCACCGAGGGGATCATCCCGGCGATCGAGAGTTCGCACGCGCTCGCCGGCACCGTCGCGATCGCCCCGAAGCTCGCCGCCGAGCTCGGGCGCGAGCCGGTCGTCGTGGTCAACCTCTCCGGCCGGGGCGACAAGGACGTGCACACCGCCGGGGAGTACTTCGGCATCCTCGACAAGGAGTGA
- a CDS encoding TetR family transcriptional regulator, translating to MRRRTGRRPGNPDTRAAILEAARAAFADRGFDATSIRAIAAAAQVDPALVHHYFGSKDQLFLAAMEAPADPREVLPRVLAGDRERVGERLVRTFLGVWDSPAGAAGLALLRSAVSNEWTARLVREFLTTQVLRRVLDHLDIDPAELPLRGSLVASQLVGLAMMRYVVRLEPVASAAPETLVAAIGPTVQRYLTGDLPA from the coding sequence ATGAGGCGGCGGACCGGACGGCGACCCGGCAACCCGGACACCCGGGCGGCGATCCTGGAGGCGGCGCGCGCCGCGTTCGCCGACCGGGGGTTCGACGCGACCTCGATCCGGGCCATCGCCGCCGCCGCGCAGGTCGACCCGGCGCTCGTGCACCACTACTTCGGCAGCAAGGACCAGCTCTTCCTGGCCGCGATGGAGGCGCCGGCCGACCCCCGGGAGGTGCTGCCGAGGGTGCTCGCCGGCGACCGCGAGCGCGTCGGCGAGCGACTGGTGCGCACCTTCCTCGGCGTCTGGGACTCGCCGGCCGGCGCGGCCGGGCTCGCGCTGCTGCGCTCGGCGGTCAGCAACGAGTGGACCGCCCGGCTGGTGCGGGAGTTCCTGACCACCCAGGTGCTCCGCCGGGTCCTCGACCACCTCGACATCGACCCGGCGGAGCTGCCGCTGCGCGGCTCACTGGTCGCCAGCCAGCTGGTCGGGCTGGCGATGATGCGGTACGTGGTCCGGCTGGAACCTGTCGCCTCCGCGGCGCCGGAGACGCTGGTCGCCGCCATCGGCCCGACGGTGCAGCGCTACCTCACCGGCGACCTGCCGGCCTGA
- a CDS encoding anthranilate synthase component I codes for MTDGTVSPDAATFAELAARWRVVPVTRRLLADAETPVGVYRKLAGGPGTFLLESAEQGVGSAGLAWSRYSFIGVRSVAALTERDGAAVWAGRPPAGLPTTGDPVAVLRETVAALAGPAADAGLPPLTGGMVGYLGYDLVRRFERLPALTEDDLGVPELGMLLATDLVVLDHYDGSAILVANAILPPPDEPDREAAVAAAYHHAVGRLDAMTTALSRPIPPMISTVDRAPAGDVLCRTPEAGYPKAVEAAKEAIRAGECFQIVLAQRFERPTHADPLDVYRVLRTTNPSPYMYLLRFDGFDIVGSSPEAHLKVTTDAEGQRRALLHPIAGTRPRGGTPEADARLAAELLTDPKERAEHVMLVDLGRNDLGRVCRPGTVEVPEFATIERYSHVMHIVSTVVGTLRDDRTAFDALAATFPAGTLSGAPKVRAMEIIEELEPVRRGLYGGTVGYFGFGGDLDMAIAIRTALIRDGRAYVQAGAGVVADSDPAAEEQETRNKAAAVLAAIAAAETLRAAR; via the coding sequence ATGACCGACGGCACGGTGAGCCCCGACGCGGCGACCTTCGCCGAGCTGGCCGCGCGCTGGCGGGTCGTACCGGTCACCCGGCGGCTGCTCGCCGACGCCGAGACCCCGGTCGGCGTCTACCGCAAGCTGGCCGGCGGCCCGGGCACCTTCCTGCTGGAGTCCGCCGAGCAGGGCGTCGGCTCGGCGGGGCTGGCCTGGTCGCGGTACTCGTTCATCGGCGTCCGCAGCGTCGCCGCGCTGACCGAGCGCGACGGCGCCGCGGTGTGGGCGGGCCGGCCGCCCGCGGGACTGCCCACCACCGGCGACCCGGTCGCGGTGCTCCGCGAGACCGTGGCGGCCCTGGCCGGTCCGGCCGCCGACGCCGGGCTCCCGCCGCTGACCGGCGGCATGGTCGGCTACCTCGGCTACGACCTGGTCCGGCGCTTCGAGCGGCTGCCCGCCCTCACCGAGGACGACCTCGGCGTGCCCGAGCTGGGGATGCTGCTCGCCACCGACCTGGTGGTGCTCGACCACTACGACGGCTCGGCGATCCTGGTGGCCAACGCGATCCTGCCGCCACCCGACGAACCGGACCGGGAGGCCGCCGTCGCCGCGGCGTACCACCACGCCGTCGGCCGGCTGGACGCGATGACCACCGCGCTGTCGCGGCCGATCCCGCCGATGATCTCGACCGTCGACCGGGCGCCCGCCGGCGACGTGCTCTGCCGTACGCCCGAGGCGGGTTACCCGAAGGCGGTGGAGGCGGCCAAGGAGGCGATCCGGGCCGGCGAGTGCTTCCAGATCGTCCTCGCCCAGCGCTTCGAACGGCCGACCCACGCCGACCCGCTCGACGTGTACCGGGTGCTGCGCACCACCAACCCCAGCCCGTACATGTACCTGCTGCGCTTCGACGGCTTCGACATCGTCGGATCGTCACCGGAGGCCCACCTCAAGGTCACCACCGACGCCGAGGGGCAGCGGCGGGCCCTGCTGCACCCCATCGCCGGCACCCGGCCGCGCGGCGGCACCCCCGAGGCCGACGCCCGCCTCGCCGCCGAACTGCTCACCGACCCGAAGGAGCGGGCCGAGCACGTGATGCTGGTCGACCTGGGCCGCAACGACCTGGGCCGGGTCTGCCGGCCCGGCACGGTGGAGGTGCCCGAGTTCGCCACCATCGAGCGGTACAGCCACGTGATGCACATCGTCTCCACCGTCGTCGGCACCCTCCGCGACGACCGCACCGCCTTCGACGCCCTCGCCGCGACCTTCCCGGCCGGCACGCTCTCCGGCGCGCCCAAGGTGCGGGCGATGGAGATCATCGAGGAGCTGGAGCCGGTACGGCGTGGGCTGTACGGCGGCACGGTGGGCTACTTCGGCTTCGGCGGCGACCTCGACATGGCGATCGCGATCCGCACCGCGCTGATCCGCGACGGGCGCGCGTACGTCCAGGCCGGCGCGGGGGTGGTCGCCGACTCCGACCCGGCCGCCGAGGAGCAGGAGACGCGGAACAAGGCGGCCGCCGTACTCGCCGCGATCGCCGCCGCCGAGACCCTGCGGGCCGCCCGGTGA
- a CDS encoding glycogen debranching N-terminal domain-containing protein, which translates to MRKSISILDGNTFLVCDERGDVDPSPSVPTGLFSYDTRFLSTWRLRLNGERLHALSVDDIRYFETRFFLVPGEPTHYVDAKVSVIRNRMIGGSFVEDLAVLNHGDREVDVTVRVDMGSDFADIFEVKNPQPKKAPVSAIVEEGQLRLRYRRDRFHRETVISTDAAALIDPSGMTFQVRVPPQGEWQTRLQVRTLVLGAQERDFRDTVKLRHARSRDELDEELRRWTSAAPRLCSDNPSIMSTYRRSLVDLAALRYTSITMAAHLVAAGLPWFMTVFGRDSIFTCLQALPFTPQLVPATLGTLVYAQGTRVNDFSDEEPGKILHELRYGESAGFEEQPHSPYYGSADSTPLFVILLDEYERWTGDATLVRAYEFEARAALRWIDTYGDLLDTGYLWYQTRNPATGLPNQCWKDSPDSVSYRDGRLPGFPRATCELQGYAYDAKMRGARLARLFWNDPAYADRLEREAADLKARFNEEFWIADGEYYALALDADGGQVDALSSNIGHLLWSGIVDESRAGRVAELLLSPRLFSGWGVRTLATDSARYNPLGYHVGTVWPFDNSIVAWGLWRYGFRREAATICQGILDAAEHFHGRLPEAFAGYPRTRTTYPVEYPTACSPQAWSTGAPLLLLRVLLGLDPHGEHLIVDPELPTGIGRIELLNIPGRWGRMDAFGRSRTPEEAELEGTAFPARPPAL; encoded by the coding sequence ATGAGGAAATCGATCAGCATCCTGGACGGCAACACCTTCCTCGTCTGCGACGAGCGGGGCGACGTCGACCCGTCGCCCAGTGTGCCGACCGGCCTGTTCTCCTACGACACCCGCTTCCTGTCCACCTGGCGGCTGAGGCTGAACGGGGAGCGCCTGCACGCGCTGTCGGTCGACGACATCCGGTACTTCGAGACCCGGTTCTTCCTCGTGCCCGGGGAACCCACCCACTATGTCGACGCGAAGGTGTCGGTGATCCGCAACCGGATGATCGGCGGCAGCTTCGTCGAGGACCTCGCTGTCCTCAACCACGGCGACCGCGAGGTGGACGTGACGGTGCGGGTGGACATGGGCAGCGACTTCGCCGACATCTTCGAGGTCAAGAACCCGCAGCCCAAGAAGGCGCCGGTGTCGGCGATCGTGGAGGAGGGGCAGCTCCGGCTGCGCTACCGGCGCGACCGGTTCCACCGGGAAACCGTGATCTCCACCGACGCCGCCGCGCTCATCGATCCCAGCGGGATGACCTTCCAGGTCCGGGTCCCGCCGCAGGGGGAGTGGCAGACACGGCTGCAGGTGCGAACCCTCGTGCTCGGTGCGCAGGAACGGGATTTCCGGGACACCGTGAAGTTGCGGCACGCCCGCTCCCGTGACGAGCTGGACGAGGAGCTGCGCCGGTGGACGTCCGCGGCGCCGCGACTCTGCAGCGACAACCCGTCGATCATGTCGACCTACCGGCGGAGCCTGGTGGACCTGGCGGCGCTGCGGTACACGTCGATCACCATGGCCGCGCATCTGGTCGCCGCCGGCCTGCCGTGGTTCATGACCGTGTTCGGCCGCGACAGCATCTTCACCTGCCTGCAGGCCCTGCCGTTCACCCCGCAGCTCGTGCCGGCCACCCTCGGCACCCTCGTCTACGCGCAGGGCACCCGGGTCAACGACTTCTCCGACGAGGAACCGGGCAAGATCCTGCACGAGCTGCGCTACGGCGAGTCGGCGGGCTTCGAGGAGCAGCCGCACTCCCCGTACTACGGGTCCGCCGACAGCACCCCGTTGTTCGTGATCCTGCTCGACGAGTACGAACGCTGGACCGGGGACGCGACCCTGGTGCGGGCGTACGAGTTCGAGGCCCGCGCCGCGCTGCGGTGGATCGACACCTACGGTGACCTCCTCGACACCGGATATCTCTGGTACCAGACCCGCAACCCCGCGACCGGGCTGCCCAACCAGTGCTGGAAGGACTCCCCGGACTCGGTGTCCTACCGCGACGGCCGCCTGCCCGGCTTCCCCCGGGCGACCTGTGAACTGCAGGGCTACGCCTACGACGCGAAGATGCGTGGCGCTCGCCTGGCCCGCCTGTTCTGGAACGACCCGGCCTACGCGGACCGCCTGGAACGCGAGGCCGCCGACCTCAAGGCCCGGTTCAACGAGGAGTTCTGGATCGCCGACGGGGAGTACTACGCCCTCGCCCTCGACGCCGATGGCGGTCAGGTCGACGCGCTGTCGTCCAACATCGGGCACCTGTTGTGGAGCGGCATCGTCGACGAGTCCCGCGCCGGCCGGGTGGCCGAACTCCTGCTCAGCCCGCGGCTCTTCTCCGGCTGGGGGGTGCGGACCCTCGCCACCGACAGCGCCCGGTACAACCCGCTCGGCTACCACGTCGGCACGGTCTGGCCGTTCGACAACTCCATCGTCGCCTGGGGCCTGTGGCGGTACGGCTTCCGCCGCGAGGCCGCCACCATCTGTCAGGGCATCCTCGACGCCGCCGAGCACTTCCACGGCCGGCTGCCCGAGGCGTTCGCCGGCTACCCGCGAACCCGCACCACGTACCCGGTCGAGTACCCCACCGCCTGCAGCCCACAGGCCTGGTCGACGGGGGCCCCGCTGCTGCTGTTGCGCGTCCTGCTCGGCCTCGACCCGCACGGCGAACACCTCATCGTCGACCCGGAGCTGCCCACCGGCATCGGGCGTATCGAGCTGCTGAACATCCCCGGCCGCTGGGGCAGGATGGACGCCTTCGGCCGCAGCCGCACCCCCGAGGAGGCGGAGCTGGAGGGGACCGCCTTCCCGGCGCGTCCGCCCGCGCTCTAG
- the trpC gene encoding indole-3-glycerol phosphate synthase TrpC gives MLDEILAGVREDVARRQEQVPLERIRELAAAAPPPLDAYAALRKPGVAVIAEVKRSSPSKGKLAEIADPADLAGDYAAGGARAISVLTEGRWFGGSLDDLAAVRAAVNIPVLRKDFVVSSYQVHEARAHGADLVLLIVAALEQNALVGLLERIESLGMTALVEVHDEEEADRALEAGAQVIGVNARDLRTLEVDRSVFERIAPGLPSRVVKIAESGVRGPHDLIRYASAGADAVLVGEGLVTQKSPREAVAELVNAGNHPATPRPVR, from the coding sequence GTGCTCGACGAGATCCTGGCCGGTGTGCGCGAGGACGTGGCCCGGCGGCAGGAGCAGGTTCCGCTGGAGCGCATCCGGGAACTGGCCGCCGCCGCCCCGCCGCCGCTGGACGCGTACGCCGCCCTGCGCAAGCCGGGCGTCGCGGTGATCGCCGAGGTCAAGCGCTCCTCGCCGTCGAAGGGCAAGCTGGCCGAGATCGCCGACCCGGCCGACCTGGCCGGCGACTACGCGGCCGGTGGGGCCCGGGCGATCAGCGTCCTCACCGAGGGCCGCTGGTTCGGCGGCTCGCTGGACGACCTCGCCGCCGTCCGCGCCGCGGTGAACATCCCGGTCCTCCGCAAGGACTTCGTCGTCTCCAGCTACCAGGTGCACGAGGCCCGGGCCCACGGCGCCGACCTGGTGCTGCTGATCGTCGCCGCCCTCGAGCAGAACGCGCTGGTCGGCCTGCTCGAGCGGATCGAGTCGCTCGGCATGACCGCGCTGGTCGAGGTGCACGACGAGGAGGAGGCCGACCGGGCGCTGGAGGCCGGTGCCCAGGTCATCGGGGTCAACGCCCGTGACCTGCGTACCCTGGAGGTCGACCGCTCGGTGTTCGAGCGGATCGCGCCCGGCCTGCCCAGCCGGGTCGTCAAGATCGCCGAGTCCGGTGTGCGGGGCCCGCACGACCTGATCCGGTACGCCTCGGCCGGCGCCGACGCGGTGCTGGTGGGCGAGGGTCTGGTCACCCAGAAGAGTCCCCGCGAGGCGGTGGCCGAGCTGGTCAACGCCGGGAACCACCCGGCGACGCCCCGCCCGGTGCGCTGA
- a CDS encoding Trp biosynthesis-associated membrane protein: MSAADTGTPRAAGRRELTYAVLLCVAGAGLAAWAATRTWAVELTPRPAPLPPVRAGRTGADLLPWLPALALVALAGGGAVLATRGRLRRLLGGLLTGLGVAVAAGGGYGLVAGFAGDVSRQWPLLCLVGGVLTAAGGLLTALRARRWPAMGARYERRARTVSAARPEPGPVTGRRTTEAWDALDRGEDPTRD; encoded by the coding sequence GTGAGCGCGGCCGACACCGGCACACCCCGCGCGGCGGGCCGGCGCGAGTTGACGTACGCGGTGCTGCTCTGCGTGGCCGGCGCGGGACTCGCGGCGTGGGCGGCGACCCGCACCTGGGCGGTGGAACTGACCCCGCGCCCCGCCCCGCTGCCGCCGGTGCGCGCCGGGCGCACCGGCGCCGACCTGCTGCCCTGGCTGCCGGCGCTGGCCCTGGTCGCGCTGGCCGGCGGGGGCGCAGTGCTCGCCACCCGGGGGCGGTTGCGGCGGCTCCTCGGCGGCCTGCTGACCGGGCTGGGGGTCGCGGTGGCGGCGGGCGGCGGCTACGGGCTGGTCGCCGGGTTCGCCGGTGACGTCAGCCGGCAGTGGCCGCTGCTCTGCCTGGTCGGCGGGGTCCTCACCGCGGCGGGCGGCCTGCTGACGGCGCTGCGGGCACGGCGGTGGCCCGCGATGGGCGCCCGGTACGAGCGGCGGGCCCGGACGGTGAGCGCCGCGCGGCCGGAGCCGGGCCCGGTGACCGGCCGGCGCACCACCGAGGCGTGGGACGCGCTGGACCGGGGCGAGGACCCGACGCGGGACTGA
- the hisI gene encoding phosphoribosyl-AMP cyclohydrolase, with the protein MPVPDAPVTGAERSPDPAGGPARPSRLDPAVAARLRRTPDGLVAAVVRQHDSGEVLMVAWMDDEALHRTLTTGRATYWSRSRNEYWVKGATSGHHQYVRSVALDCDGDALLVGVDQVGPACHTGQRTCFHTDLPVTGVAGPGDEGRVRA; encoded by the coding sequence GTGCCCGTACCTGACGCGCCGGTGACCGGCGCCGAACGCAGCCCGGACCCGGCCGGCGGCCCGGCCCGGCCCTCCCGCCTGGACCCGGCCGTCGCCGCGCGGCTGCGGCGCACGCCGGACGGCCTGGTGGCCGCGGTGGTCCGCCAGCACGACTCCGGCGAGGTGCTGATGGTGGCCTGGATGGACGACGAGGCGTTGCACCGCACGCTGACCACCGGGCGGGCCACGTACTGGTCCCGCAGCCGCAACGAGTACTGGGTGAAGGGTGCCACCTCCGGCCACCACCAGTACGTCCGCTCGGTCGCCCTCGACTGCGACGGCGACGCCCTGCTGGTCGGCGTCGACCAGGTCGGCCCGGCGTGCCACACCGGGCAGCGCACGTGCTTCCACACCGACCTGCCGGTCACCGGCGTCGCGGGCCCCGGGGACGAGGGGCGGGTCCGGGCATGA
- a CDS encoding ABC transporter permease produces MNPRILAATTGRILRQLRHDRRTVALLLIVPAVLLALVYYMFVDQPTPPGQPSAFDRIALVMLGFFPFIIMFLVTSIAMLRERTTGTLERLLTTPLGKLDLLFGYGIAFGLAGVVQATVASAVAYWLFDLDTAGSSGLVILVAAVNAVLAVALGLFCSAFARTEFQAVQFMPVVVAPQLLLCGLFVPRDEMAGWLQAVSDALPLSYAVEALQEVGAHAEPTGTMWRDLAIVGGAAVLALVLAAATLRRRSG; encoded by the coding sequence GTGAACCCCCGGATCCTCGCGGCCACCACCGGCCGCATCCTGCGCCAGCTGCGCCACGACCGACGTACGGTGGCGCTCCTGCTGATCGTGCCGGCGGTGCTGCTCGCGCTGGTCTACTACATGTTCGTCGACCAGCCGACGCCGCCGGGGCAGCCGTCGGCCTTCGACCGGATCGCGCTGGTGATGCTCGGGTTCTTCCCCTTCATCATCATGTTCCTGGTGACCAGCATCGCGATGCTGCGCGAGCGCACCACCGGCACGCTGGAGCGCCTGCTCACCACCCCGCTGGGCAAGCTCGACCTGCTCTTCGGGTACGGCATCGCGTTCGGCCTGGCCGGCGTCGTGCAGGCGACGGTGGCGTCGGCCGTCGCGTACTGGCTGTTCGACCTCGACACCGCCGGCAGCAGCGGCCTCGTCATCCTCGTCGCGGCCGTCAACGCGGTGCTCGCCGTCGCGCTCGGCCTGTTCTGCAGCGCCTTCGCCCGCACCGAGTTCCAGGCCGTACAGTTCATGCCGGTCGTGGTCGCCCCGCAGCTGCTGCTCTGCGGGCTCTTCGTGCCCCGGGACGAGATGGCCGGCTGGCTCCAGGCGGTCAGCGACGCGCTGCCCCTGTCGTACGCGGTCGAGGCGTTGCAGGAGGTCGGCGCGCACGCCGAACCGACCGGCACGATGTGGCGGGACCTGGCGATCGTCGGCGGCGCCGCCGTCCTGGCGCTGGTACTCGCCGCGGCCACCCTGCGGCGGCGCAGCGGCTGA